The following proteins come from a genomic window of Proteiniphilum propionicum:
- a CDS encoding RagB/SusD family nutrient uptake outer membrane protein — MKNLSKIAFILSFMITIISCNQFLDVVPDDTPTLDHAFANRAMSERYLFTCYKHLPDPTNPYHYPAHLNTNDEFYLIGGESNQHTQSAPSTEIRRGNQNSNSPLMDYWSGKNGGRSMFNAIRDCNIFLENINIPKDIDETERSRWIAEVKFLKAYYHFFLLQLYGPIPLIKENFELYDSPEAIKVYREPFDECIDYIVELIDESLSDLPLTITNNIQEDGRITQPIALAVKAKALTLAASPLFNGNSDYSGWVDKRGVQLVSNSYDNEKWKIALDAIEEAIDVAHSAGHQLYKYNKDADGQFNMNESISILMNTRKGITEKWNSGVIWSSMETFGNKNNIIPTYAAMANFQWILFPIMYSQDVGKGPTSYCYASFDMAELFYTRNGIPIYEDPSWDYSSRYNIRYSTTEDNNEHYIPVGEATAALNFDREPRFYASLGFDRGYFELSTTSNNFGSSFSRYLTLRAGEAGNLSNETGYSVKKLIAFETSLSRGSSSNNYQGYDYRFPLIRLADLYLLHSEAANEYYDSPNDEVYVYIDKVRENVGLPGVVNSWSSSLNPNRPFDKVEMRKIIQQERMIELAFEGQRFWDIRRWKLGDEYWTRAPRGWNQKGRTLDEYYQVINLGKPRSFSPVEYLWPISIYDLRINNNLEQTFGW; from the coding sequence ATGAAAAATTTATCAAAAATAGCATTTATACTGTCATTCATGATTACTATTATTTCATGCAATCAGTTCTTGGATGTTGTTCCTGATGATACTCCTACGCTCGATCATGCATTTGCTAACAGGGCAATGAGCGAAAGATATCTATTTACATGCTATAAACATCTACCCGACCCGACAAACCCATACCATTATCCCGCACATTTGAATACCAACGATGAATTTTATCTTATTGGTGGAGAATCAAATCAACATACACAATCGGCTCCATCTACAGAGATACGTAGAGGGAATCAAAACAGCAACAGTCCTCTAATGGATTATTGGTCTGGAAAAAATGGTGGACGAAGCATGTTTAATGCTATACGAGATTGCAATATTTTCCTCGAAAATATCAATATACCAAAAGATATTGATGAGACCGAAAGAAGCCGATGGATTGCGGAAGTGAAGTTTTTGAAAGCTTATTATCACTTCTTCCTTTTACAGCTGTACGGACCCATACCGCTGATCAAAGAAAACTTCGAGCTTTATGATTCTCCTGAAGCAATTAAAGTATATCGAGAGCCATTTGATGAGTGTATTGATTATATTGTTGAGCTTATTGATGAATCTCTCTCTGATCTACCTTTGACAATTACTAATAATATTCAGGAGGATGGACGTATTACACAACCAATTGCATTAGCTGTAAAAGCAAAAGCTCTGACATTAGCAGCAAGCCCACTCTTCAATGGAAATAGTGATTATAGTGGATGGGTAGACAAAAGAGGCGTACAGTTAGTATCAAACTCTTATGACAATGAGAAGTGGAAGATAGCATTAGACGCGATTGAAGAGGCAATTGATGTTGCTCACAGTGCTGGTCATCAATTATATAAGTACAATAAAGATGCAGATGGACAGTTTAATATGAACGAGAGTATCTCTATTCTTATGAACACAAGAAAAGGCATTACTGAGAAATGGAATAGTGGAGTAATTTGGTCGAGTATGGAAACGTTCGGAAATAAAAACAACATCATTCCAACGTATGCCGCAATGGCTAATTTTCAATGGATTTTATTTCCTATTATGTATAGTCAGGATGTAGGAAAAGGTCCAACCTCATACTGCTACGCCTCTTTTGATATGGCTGAGCTCTTTTATACCAGAAATGGAATACCTATTTACGAAGATCCTTCATGGGATTATTCAAGTAGATACAACATACGCTATAGCACTACTGAAGATAATAATGAGCACTATATTCCTGTGGGAGAAGCTACTGCAGCACTAAACTTTGATAGAGAACCGCGATTTTATGCAAGTCTTGGATTTGACAGAGGATATTTTGAATTATCTACCACTTCGAACAATTTTGGAAGTTCTTTTAGCCGTTATCTCACACTTCGAGCTGGAGAAGCTGGTAATCTCTCAAATGAGACAGGCTATTCTGTTAAAAAACTTATTGCATTTGAAACCTCTTTAAGTCGTGGCTCTTCAAGTAATAATTATCAAGGTTACGACTATAGATTTCCATTAATAAGACTTGCAGACCTATACTTGCTGCATAGTGAGGCTGCGAATGAATATTACGACAGCCCGAATGATGAAGTTTATGTATACATAGACAAGGTACGTGAAAATGTAGGACTACCCGGAGTAGTTAATTCATGGAGTAGCTCCTTGAACCCCAACCGACCTTTTGATAAGGTTGAGATGCGAAAAATAATTCAACAAGAGCGCATGATAGAACTTGCATTTGAGGGTCAACGATTCTGGGATATAAGAAGATGGAAACTGGGAGATGAATATTGGACACGTGCACCAAGAGGGTGGAACCAGAAAGGCAGAACTCTCGATGAGTATTACCAAGTAATTAATCTTGGTAAACCAAGAAGTTTTTCTCCAGTAGAATATCTTTGGCCGATAAGTATTTATGATTTAAGAATTAACAATAACTTGGAACAGACTTTTGGCTGGTAG
- a CDS encoding DUF5126 domain-containing protein gives MKKILLILTVCLLIACEQNEQIKVKPAQLTDYKVSPINGGATITYTLPPESDILYVVAEYKRDGEIFTERSSFYNNSITIEGFNVTTPIDAILYTVNREEMKSDPIQIVFEPLESPLSLAFKTLDVSTGFGGIVVSWENLNSTELGVRLMVKENDEIKNKDMFFSSFEKENHTFRGFESEETTFAVSIEDKWGNVSDTIFYTTTPFFETEVPKPFGDMRQTIPFDITTQNPTFNWPRLFNNIVGDDSWLTTTPTAANPQLCAFTIDLKQVYKLSRMTIWPRMRPNNHNDVYAVNNVLSFEMWGTTEIDPARLSDRAYWLDEHQDWNTFNPGLEIPDYTFKDDWVYLGYYEVERLDLKGATPTDIMNRALQGEPLDIPIDVGPVRYIRFFPRSTDKGSPTPGAIFQIAELSFFGDNTVNQE, from the coding sequence ATGAAGAAAATTTTACTTATACTAACTGTCTGTTTGTTGATTGCCTGCGAACAGAACGAACAGATAAAGGTGAAACCTGCACAATTAACTGATTACAAAGTTTCGCCTATTAATGGAGGTGCTACAATTACTTATACTCTGCCTCCAGAATCGGATATTTTATATGTTGTAGCTGAATATAAGAGAGATGGTGAGATATTTACCGAACGCTCTTCATTTTATAATAATAGCATTACAATTGAAGGATTTAATGTAACAACTCCTATTGATGCTATTCTGTATACTGTTAATAGAGAGGAAATGAAGTCTGACCCAATCCAAATTGTCTTTGAGCCACTCGAATCACCTTTAAGCTTGGCTTTTAAAACACTTGATGTTTCAACAGGTTTTGGTGGAATTGTGGTTTCATGGGAGAATTTGAATTCTACTGAGCTTGGAGTGAGGCTTATGGTCAAAGAGAACGATGAGATTAAAAACAAAGATATGTTTTTCTCCAGCTTCGAGAAAGAAAATCATACTTTCAGAGGATTTGAAAGTGAAGAAACAACTTTTGCAGTTTCAATTGAAGATAAATGGGGAAATGTATCTGATACTATATTTTATACAACTACTCCATTTTTTGAAACAGAGGTACCTAAGCCTTTTGGGGATATGAGGCAAACAATTCCGTTTGACATTACTACACAAAATCCCACTTTTAATTGGCCAAGACTGTTTAACAACATAGTGGGAGATGATAGTTGGCTGACAACAACACCAACAGCAGCAAATCCTCAACTTTGTGCTTTCACAATAGACTTAAAACAAGTGTATAAACTGAGTCGAATGACTATATGGCCACGTATGAGGCCTAACAACCATAATGATGTATATGCCGTAAACAATGTTCTTTCTTTTGAGATGTGGGGTACTACTGAAATAGATCCTGCAAGACTGTCTGACCGCGCGTACTGGCTTGATGAGCATCAGGATTGGAACACTTTTAATCCTGGACTTGAAATACCAGACTATACTTTTAAAGACGATTGGGTATATCTTGGATATTATGAAGTGGAACGACTGGATTTAAAGGGTGCTACTCCAACAGATATTATGAATCGTGCACTACAAGGAGAACCATTAGATATCCCTATTGATGTGGGACCTGTAAGATATATACGCTTTTTCCCACGCTCGACAGACAAAGGAAGTCCAACGCCTGGTGCAATTTTTCAGATAGCTGAGCTCAGTTTCTTTGGGGATAACACAGTGAATCAAGAATAA
- a CDS encoding DUF4998 domain-containing protein — MKKNILTSILLILLFSACDDMNDIHQDYLDWGESVYLGKPDSLNIYSGLERVKLTWVNNSDPDISETVIYWNMRNDSIVKPFERISSAKQKDSIIIDNLPEGDYNFELKNRNSKGQASLVASVRGSSLGDHYKSGLRPPLVSSIKVNDYNTNTKSATVELNWINSSGSVGVVIRYNKYTSGELVELNLDPSQTSITLTDVGNRLWNASDMIYMSSLYAPDQSIDTLSSSFSESQIVTYTATIGYRLDVSATGVPGNKTAYGINSPAGNVIDKHFWLSNNDTKTLICDRFGSFGMATDFANFQYFLTLKSDNSFDITGASFTGTPPTLSYSISNTEIESNFDPETGTIYINNMRVLATTGALTYFEEELIPK, encoded by the coding sequence ATGAAAAAAAATATATTAACATCCATTTTACTCATTCTCTTATTTAGTGCTTGTGACGATATGAATGATATTCATCAGGATTATCTTGATTGGGGAGAATCTGTCTACCTTGGGAAACCCGATTCATTGAATATATATTCAGGACTGGAACGGGTAAAATTGACATGGGTAAATAACAGTGATCCTGATATAAGTGAAACTGTCATATATTGGAACATGAGGAACGACTCAATTGTTAAACCTTTTGAGAGAATTTCGAGCGCTAAACAAAAAGATTCGATAATTATTGACAACTTACCGGAAGGTGATTACAATTTTGAACTTAAAAATAGGAATAGTAAAGGGCAAGCCTCACTTGTTGCTTCTGTGAGGGGTTCATCATTGGGAGATCATTACAAGAGTGGATTGAGACCACCCTTAGTATCATCAATCAAAGTGAATGATTATAACACCAATACCAAATCGGCAACTGTTGAATTAAACTGGATAAATAGCAGTGGTAGTGTTGGTGTAGTAATTCGTTACAACAAATATACTTCGGGTGAACTTGTAGAACTAAATCTTGATCCAAGCCAGACCAGCATTACACTTACTGATGTTGGCAACAGGTTGTGGAATGCTTCAGACATGATCTATATGTCATCTCTCTACGCACCCGATCAGTCAATTGACACACTCTCGTCATCCTTCTCAGAAAGCCAGATTGTAACTTATACAGCTACAATAGGATACAGACTGGATGTGAGTGCGACTGGCGTTCCGGGAAACAAAACTGCCTACGGCATAAATTCTCCTGCAGGTAACGTAATAGACAAGCATTTTTGGCTCTCCAACAATGACACTAAAACTCTTATTTGTGACCGTTTTGGCAGTTTTGGAATGGCAACAGATTTTGCAAATTTTCAGTACTTTCTAACTTTGAAAAGTGATAATTCGTTTGATATCACCGGAGCATCGTTTACTGGTACGCCTCCTACATTATCCTACTCTATAAGCAATACTGAAATAGAGAGTAATTTTGACCCGGAGACTGGAACAATTTACATCAACAATATGAGAGTTTTAGCTACAACTGGTGCTCTCACATACTTTGAGGAGGAGTTAATACCTAAGTAA
- a CDS encoding FadR/GntR family transcriptional regulator: MKSLEISKVTTTLVDLAEEAIMDFIKGSDLQPGDKFPFDESQLAEKLQVSRNVIREALSRLQSIGLIESRKRNGIIMREPSLKHILNRIINPKLLSENKITDLLELRYILEIGIVPIIFENINKMDISELRKIIPNTITSNVYVRLSADEEIEFHSRIYKVADNKVINELQQIIIPIYKFIQKNHSEFDIYNKKIRDEKLFASHSDLIDALESGDQKKYEDVIKRHLLAYHLYIKEQRQKNI; encoded by the coding sequence ATGAAAAGTTTAGAAATAAGTAAAGTGACAACAACTTTAGTAGATTTAGCTGAAGAAGCAATAATGGATTTTATTAAAGGTTCTGACCTCCAGCCAGGGGATAAATTCCCTTTTGATGAGAGTCAGCTTGCAGAAAAGTTGCAAGTAAGCCGTAATGTAATCAGAGAAGCTTTAAGCAGGCTACAATCAATTGGCTTAATAGAAAGTAGGAAAAGAAATGGTATAATTATGCGAGAGCCAAGTCTTAAACATATTTTAAATCGAATAATTAATCCGAAACTATTAAGTGAAAACAAAATTACTGATCTATTAGAACTTAGGTATATATTAGAGATAGGTATAGTTCCGATCATTTTCGAAAACATTAACAAAATGGACATATCAGAATTGCGAAAGATAATACCAAATACAATAACGAGTAATGTTTATGTTAGACTTTCGGCAGATGAAGAAATAGAATTTCACTCACGTATTTATAAAGTTGCGGACAATAAAGTCATAAACGAGCTACAGCAAATTATAATACCAATTTACAAATTCATTCAAAAAAATCATTCTGAATTTGACATATACAATAAAAAAATAAGAGATGAGAAATTGTTCGCATCGCATTCTGACTTAATTGATGCCTTAGAGTCAGGAGATCAAAAAAAGTATGAAGATGTAATCAAAAGGCATTTACTGGCCTATCATTTATATATTAAAGAACAAAGGCAAAAAAACATTTAG
- a CDS encoding dihydrodipicolinate synthase family protein: MRLTKFEGLIAAAVTPMTANGEINLKGIDNYSNFLIKRGVKGVFVNGTTGEGLLLDVNERKAIVEKWMKYSTDLKILVHVGSTSIKVARELASHAEELGADAISCMGPSYLPPQGTKELVEFNKQVAARASNTPYYYYHIPIVSGVHVSMVDFLGEAHKVIPNLNGLKYTSYNTMEEQMCINFMNKRFDILHGHDESLLLGLTMGEKGGIGTSYNVSSSIFDRILALYKEGDLSGAMELQYEANQFIELLLKYENTIVSIKAILNLLGVDCGPCRLPLRNLNSEEIKSLESDLMEFDWIR; encoded by the coding sequence ATGAGATTAACTAAGTTTGAAGGATTGATTGCTGCAGCCGTAACTCCTATGACTGCAAATGGAGAAATTAATTTGAAAGGTATAGATAACTATTCAAATTTTTTAATAAAAAGAGGAGTAAAAGGAGTTTTTGTAAACGGCACTACTGGTGAAGGATTGCTTTTAGATGTTAATGAGCGTAAAGCAATAGTTGAAAAATGGATGAAGTATTCTACTGATTTGAAAATTTTAGTTCATGTTGGAAGTACCAGTATAAAGGTGGCTCGAGAACTGGCATCGCACGCAGAAGAACTTGGTGCTGATGCTATATCGTGTATGGGTCCATCTTATTTGCCACCACAAGGCACTAAGGAATTAGTGGAGTTTAACAAACAGGTTGCAGCGAGAGCATCTAATACCCCTTATTACTATTATCATATTCCGATAGTTTCAGGTGTTCATGTAAGCATGGTTGACTTTTTAGGTGAGGCTCACAAAGTTATACCTAATTTGAATGGCTTAAAGTATACGTCATATAACACAATGGAGGAGCAAATGTGTATTAATTTTATGAATAAAAGATTTGACATTCTACATGGGCATGATGAAAGCCTACTGTTGGGATTAACTATGGGTGAAAAAGGTGGTATTGGGACTTCATATAATGTATCATCTTCAATATTCGACAGAATTCTTGCTTTATATAAAGAAGGGGATCTATCAGGGGCAATGGAATTACAATATGAAGCAAATCAATTTATTGAGCTCTTGCTGAAATATGAGAACACAATTGTAAGTATAAAAGCAATACTTAATTTATTAGGTGTAGATTGTGGACCTTGCAGATTACCATTAAGGAATTTGAATTCTGAAGAAATAAAGTCACTTGAAAGTGACCTAATGGAGTTCGATTGGATAAGATGA
- a CDS encoding sodium:solute symporter family transporter — translation MKLTYFDWAIIIGYLILMLLLGFFTSKKNKTAEDYILGGKSMNPFMIGISLFATLFSTLSYLSYPGEMIKYGYVFLVGVLAFPVANWMIGKFLIPKFMRMNVKSAYEILEIKLGAKSRKLAVIFFLALRFLWMATIIYATIEIAFVPIFNLNSSLVPLISFILSLLTIAYTTMGGIKAVVKTDVAQSFIMFFGLILTIVFIINHLGLEQSIFKSSIYSHWEPVEYMINPIKRMTVGNILIMTLVWQVCTSGSDQIAIQRYLSTKDVESAKKSYKISLWGSTIIQILLAVTGLCVMTFFFYNPNLIEDGGTMFDNADSLFPLYIRIGLPSGLTGLIAAGILSAAMSSLSSGLNSSSAVISEEIINRKGEKHSETTDLKLVKKTSLFVGVLVALSSLLLSYITGNLFDVVQKVVNLIVAPLFVLFFLALFVPFSTDKSTTIAGILSLVIAILIAFFEIFGISSLWIMTLSLIGGILIGVILSYIENKINQY, via the coding sequence ATGAAGCTAACATACTTTGATTGGGCAATTATAATAGGATATTTAATTCTTATGTTGTTATTAGGATTTTTTACTTCGAAGAAAAATAAAACAGCAGAGGATTATATTTTAGGAGGAAAATCAATGAATCCTTTTATGATTGGTATATCTCTGTTTGCTACGCTCTTTAGCACGTTAAGTTATCTTTCATATCCCGGCGAAATGATAAAATATGGTTATGTGTTTTTAGTAGGCGTATTAGCTTTTCCTGTAGCCAATTGGATGATAGGCAAGTTTCTGATTCCGAAGTTTATGAGAATGAACGTAAAAAGTGCCTATGAAATTTTGGAAATAAAATTAGGTGCTAAGAGTAGGAAGTTAGCTGTTATTTTCTTCCTGGCATTACGATTTTTATGGATGGCAACAATCATTTATGCAACGATTGAGATTGCATTTGTTCCGATTTTTAATTTAAACAGTTCTCTTGTTCCATTAATAAGCTTTATATTATCTCTGCTCACCATAGCATATACAACAATGGGAGGTATTAAAGCAGTGGTTAAAACAGATGTAGCTCAGTCTTTTATAATGTTTTTTGGGCTAATTCTTACAATAGTTTTTATAATTAACCATTTGGGCTTGGAACAATCTATATTCAAATCATCAATTTATTCTCATTGGGAGCCTGTTGAATATATGATCAATCCTATTAAGAGAATGACCGTAGGAAATATTCTCATTATGACTCTCGTTTGGCAGGTATGTACATCTGGGTCAGACCAAATTGCCATACAAAGATATCTGTCAACAAAGGATGTGGAGTCTGCTAAAAAGTCATACAAGATTTCGCTTTGGGGTTCCACAATCATTCAGATATTATTAGCTGTTACAGGCTTATGTGTAATGACATTTTTTTTCTATAACCCGAACTTGATCGAAGATGGTGGAACTATGTTTGATAATGCTGACTCATTATTCCCTTTATATATAAGAATTGGGCTTCCCTCTGGCTTAACAGGTTTGATTGCTGCAGGTATTCTATCGGCAGCTATGTCAAGTTTATCCTCTGGTCTAAATTCAAGTTCAGCAGTAATTTCTGAGGAAATAATTAACAGAAAGGGAGAAAAGCACTCCGAAACTACGGACTTAAAATTAGTAAAAAAAACATCTTTATTTGTTGGAGTACTTGTGGCTCTATCAAGTTTATTACTGTCTTATATTACAGGTAATTTGTTTGATGTTGTACAAAAGGTTGTAAATTTAATAGTGGCACCTCTTTTTGTTCTATTCTTTCTGGCATTGTTCGTTCCTTTTTCAACTGATAAATCGACAACTATAGCTGGAATTTTATCGTTAGTAATCGCAATTTTAATTGCATTTTTTGAAATATTCGGAATATCTTCCTTATGGATTATGACACTTTCTTTAATAGGAGGTATACTAATAGGAGTAATTTTAAGTTATATCGAAAATAAAATAAATCAGTACTGA